From the genome of Stegostoma tigrinum isolate sSteTig4 chromosome 32, sSteTig4.hap1, whole genome shotgun sequence, one region includes:
- the bcl9l gene encoding B-cell CLL/lymphoma 9-like protein isoform X3, whose translation MHTESKLTNHGKPVNSSGPAPNASQGPVCGLGSKTTVTPSHGAKTTQISPGSSGVKGSQNSVPSLGALKGKVKRERSISVDSGELRDTTTPIIDTESKVDGAPRSKRRCVLERKQPYSGDEWYSGPDSDDEEKAGVTAHNCNVVESVLSGTVQPSPGSNPLPTVTDTAPVSISHNPAGGPCLRTDTNISRNPSKPPSQFVYVFTTNLANIAAEAVAQGRADSIVSYHTHNVPRTKLEQVYDQKPSVAPQKGSGLQEQLSLNTPPARTPQPQTPHQSLQPPSSLPQEGAAGVDPLHTDIGPKSMDSSGGAGTQLGSSHPNASNPASNPLTGVPVGDPASGGTGEAGNPNGNGSLIMNLNPNTEGLSKEQLEHRERSLQTLRDIERLLLRSSETEFSMKGNCGPNGQGDGQQVMKKPEEPLQSMISQTQSLTGVEGQNMEHDPIHHQEIMQRDPMGQQVNMMMNQSNQENLTPEQIAWRKLQEDFYEEKRRKQEQAVVQQRTMQEIMMQRPIGGVMVRGPPPPYHSKAGEQWPATMGARFTSPMEGSDSLQPRGTAPFSGPRFPANQMQRVPGYGGMHSMPVEALGGVNPIQRQVRPGMPWPDDISPMVGAGNFPQGGMPFHPSQGDPERFMTPRAREELLRQHLMEKRSVGLQRPLSLNNNSMAGMSQGLEMERMMQAQRQMEPGMFPGQLPGDNVSGNPMGLDFVGSRGMLSPPLGQSGPMRNMDSSMGSGNVNMNMNVNMNMNMNLNVQMTPQQQMMMSQKMRAQEMMSHQVLTPEELARVRAPNGNMMLGDPQKMVPPSQFPNHGQQGFPGGQGQFSSMSQEVNNMGTPGEMFSPDQGPIPVTSMSSTARLSHMQMAPTSNQSSNHSNVGAMLPGAQRGLGRRPSDLTINISQMNSPGMGHLKSPTMSQVHSPLVSSPSANLKSPQTPSQLASLNSTNSSAPIKSPQVLSSSLPVRSPASSPTRLKSPSMSAASPGWSSSPKTTLPSPVISQGKQAMGVNSSAPMGNMEQAPLASAPRTGPVLPYNSPEPTPSQNPLSLMMSQMSKYAMPSSTPLYHDAIKTIATSDDELIPERSMAMIPSANMPGLSGSQNPQMHLVSQSGPGSGSANSPLAMSMVSHPLSHEPPTPMMPSPSLMGHNVPMHEGHTPGLGVQSPMMVHPPQDSLSQPCGPLPATGPQTLPQNPMVLQRMQHQSHSALQSPGSGMHQVYPPSMVMPQDEGVPSHGVSAGSGPPQQQQPPPPHLLVKNAPNRPAGDSYQLSGVASVLNDPELQDVIRPSASGIPEFNLSRIIPSERPSSTLQYFPKGDSQVSKAPSSNPHLMNLQSMMLEQAPPSRASLPGQQQQQQQRGLSMHIFHPGQVPGPIMGRTGLPSQHSVMGNSLHHVLMSPQQQNLVLQAKQRSLSMSGEMYGQVGHMLPPQVGVPHQSLMSPQQLRQRSMSLDTPISFVPGLGNTANLPF comes from the exons ATTGTAATGTTGTGGAATCCGTGCTCTCGGGGACTGTTCAGCCGTCTCCTGGTTCGAACCCCCTGCCGACGGTCACAGACACTGCTCCTGTCAGCATCAGCCACAATCCAGCGGGGGGGCCCTGCCTGCGAACAGACACTAACATTTCGAGGAATCCCAGCAAACCACCCTCTCAGTTTGTGTACGTCTTCACCACTAACCTGGCCAACAT AGCTGCTGAGGCTGTGGCACAAGGCCGTGCGGATTCCATCGTCTCCTACCACACTCACAACGTGCCTCGGACTAAACTAGAGCAAGTGTATGATCAGAAG CCCTCTGTTGCCCCTCAGAAAGGATCTGGACTCCAAGAGCAGCTGTCACTCAACACACCTCCAGCTCGCACTCCGCAACCTCAAACTCCGCACCAAAGCCTCCAACCTCCGAGCTCACTGCCTCAGGAGGGGGCAGCTGGAGTGGACCCCCTGCACACGGACATTGGACCCAAGTCGATGGACAGCAGTGGTGGGGCTGGAACCCAATTGGGGAGCAGTCACCCCAATGCTAGTAACCCAGCCAGCAACCCATTGACAGGGGTTCCAGTTGGAGATCCAGCCAGTGGAGGAACTGGAGAGGCAGGCAATCCAAATGGGAATGGATCACTGATCATGAACCTTAATCCTAACACCGAAGGGTTGTCCAAGGAGCAGTTGGAACACAGGGAGCGTTCCTTACAGACTCTGAGGGACATTGAAAGGCTCTTGTTACGCAGCAGTGAGACTGAGTTTTCTATGAAAGGCAACTGTGGCCCCAATGGACAAGGGGATGGACAACAGGTCATGAAAAAACCAGAGGAACCTTTACAATCCATGATCTCCCAGACCCAGTCTCTGACTGGAGTCGAAGGTCAGAATATGGAGCACGACCCCATACATCACCAGGAGATAATGCAACGTGACCCAATGGGACAACAGGTCAACATGATGATGAACCAGAGTAATCAGGAGAACCTGACTCCAGAGCAGATAGCCTGGAGGAAGCTCCAGGAAGACTTTTATGAGGAGAAGAGGAGGAAGCAAGAGCAAGCTGTGGTTCAGCAAAGGACTATGCAAGAGATAATGATGCAGAGGCCAATCGGGGGTGTGATGGTCCGAGGGCCCCCGCCTCCCTATCACAGCAAGGCTGGGGAGCAGTGGCCAGCAACAATGGGGGCCCGTTTCACCAGCCCCATGGAGGGCTCTGATTCTCTGCAGCCCCGTGGGACTGCCCCTTTCTCAGGCCCCCGCTTTCCTGCCAACCAAATGCAGAGGGTGCCTGGGTATGGAGGAATGCACAGCATGCCAGTGGAGGCTTTGGGAGGCGTTAATCCAATTCAGAGGCAGGTACGGCCCGGAATGCCTTGGCCCGATGATATCTCTCCGATGGTGGGAGCCGGGAACTTCCCACAGGGAGGTATGCCCTTTCACCCTAGCCAGGGAGACCCCGAGAGGTTCATGACCCCGAGGGCCAGAGAAGAGCTGTTGAGGCAGCACTTGATGGAAAAGAGATCGGTGGGGTTGCAGCGCCCCCTGAGTCTGAACAACAACAGCATGGCTGGAATGTCACAGGGACTTGAGATGGAGAGAATGATGCAGGCCCAGAGACAGATGGAGCCCGGAATGTTCCCTGGCCAATTACCTGGAGACAATGTAAGTGGAAACCCAATGGGTTTAGACTTTGTTGGGTCAAGGGGCATGTTGAGCCCTCCTTTGGGGCAGTCGGGACCCATGCGCAATATGGACTCCTCCATGGGTTCTGGGAATGTCAATATGAACATGAATGTCAACATGAACATGAACATGAATCTCAATGTCCAGATGACCCCCCAGCAACAGATGATGATGTCGCAGAAAATGAGGGCACAGGAAATGATGTCACACCAGGTTTTGACCCCAGAAGAGCTAGCAAGAGTGAGGGCGCCCAATGGTAACATGATGCTGGGCGATCCTCAGAAAATGGTGCCACCGTCACAATTCCCAAATCACGGACAACAGGGTTTTCCAGGTGGTCAAGGACAATTTTCCAGTATGTCTCAGGAAGTCAATAACATGGGGACTCCTGGGGAGATGTTCAGTCCTGACCAAGGCCCAATTCCAGTAACCAGCATGAGTAGTACAGCGAGGCTGAGCCATATGCAAATGGCACCAACTTCCAATCAATCAAGTAACCACAGTAACGTGGGCGCAATGCTTCCAGGGGCCCAAAGAGGACTTGGCCGAAGGCCCTCTGACCTCACCATCAACATCAGTCAGATGAACTCTCCAGGAATGGGTCACCTTAAATCACCGACCATGAGCCAGGTCCACTCACCTCTTGTCAGTTCGCCATCGGCCAATCTTAAATCTCCGCAGACGCCGTCTCAGTTGGCCAGCTTAAACTCCACCAACTCCTCGGCTCCCATCAAGTCCCCCCAGGTCCTGAGCTCCTCGCTTCCTGTCCGCTCTCCGGCTAGCTCTCCCACCCGGCTCAAGTCACCATCAATGTCTGCCGCCTCTCCAGGATGGAGCTCATCTCCAAAGACCACCCTCCCGAGCCCCGTCATCAGCCAGGGCAAGCAGGCCATGGGTGTGAACTCGTCAGCTCCGATGGGAAACATGGAGCAAG CTCCGCTGGCCTCTGCCCCACGCACAGGCCCTGTCCTGCCTTATAACTCGCCCGAACCGACGCCCTCTCAGAACCCTCTGTCCCTCATGATGTCACAGATGTCCAAGTATGCCATGCCCAGCTCCACTCCGCTCTACCACGATGCCATCAAAACCATCGCTACCTCTGATGATGAGCTGATTCCTgagcgctccatggcaatgattCCATCAGCAAACATGCCCG GACTGAGTGGGAGCCAGAATCCACAGATGCACCTGGTGTCACAGAGTGGTCCCGGATCTGGATCGGCAAACAGTCCCCTGGCAATGAGCATGGTGAGCCACCCACTCTCACACGAGCCTCCGACCCCCATGATGCCGTCCCCCAGCCTGATGGGGCACAACGTCCCGATGCATGAAGGGCACACTCCTGGACTGGGCGTGCAGAGCCCCATGATGGTGCACCCTCCCCAGGACTCCCTCAGCCAACCCTGCGGCCCCCTACCCGCCACCGGCCCCCAGACGCTACCTCAGAACCCCATGGTCCTCCAGCGCATGCAGCACCAGTCCCACAGTGCCCTGCAGTCCCCGGGCTCCGGGATGCATCAGGTGTACCCCCCGAGCATGGTGATGCCTCAGGATGAGGGTGTCCCGTCACACGGGGTCTCTGCTGGATCAGGGCCCCCTCAGCAGCAGcagccccctcctccccacctgcTGGTGAAGAATGCACCAAACCGGCCTGCAGGTGACAGCTACCAGCTATCCGGAGTGGCCTCAGTCCTCAATGACCCAGAACTTCAGGATGTGATCCGACCCTCAGCCAGCGGTATTCCCGAGTTCAACCTCTCGCGCATCATTCCCTCTGAGAGGCCGAGCAGCACACTGCAGTATTTTCCCAAGGGGGACTCTCAAGTATCGAAAGCTCCGTCTTCCAACCCTCACCTCATGAACCTTCAGAGTATGATGTTGGAGCAAGCTCCTCCGAGCAGAGCCAGCCTCCCaggacagcagcagcagcagcagcagaggggCCTGAGCATGCACATTTTTCACCCGGGGCAGGTACCGGGGCCTATAATGGGAAGGACTGGCCTGCCATCCCAGCACAGTGTGATGGGGAACAGCCTGCATCATGTTCTCATGTCGCCTCAGCAACAGAACCTGGTGCttcaggccaagcagaggagccTGTCGATGTCGGGGGAGATGTACGGACAAGTGGGGCACATGCTGCCCCCACAGGTCGGTGTCCCTCACCAAAGCCTCATGTCCCCCCAGCAGCTGAGACAGAGGAGCATGTCGTTAGATACACCCATCAGCTTTGTCCCTGGACTGGGAAACACTGCCAACTTGCCCTTCTAG